In Drosophila willistoni isolate 14030-0811.24 chromosome XR unlocalized genomic scaffold, UCI_dwil_1.1 Seg144, whole genome shotgun sequence, one DNA window encodes the following:
- the LOC6639575 gene encoding CLIP-associating protein translates to MAYRKPNDLDGFIQQMPKADMRVKVQLAEDLVTFLSDDTNSIQCTDMGFLIDGLMPWLTGSHFKIAQKSLEAFSELIKRLGTDFNAYTATVLPHVIDRLGDNRDTVREKAQLLLRDLMEHKVLTPQVLIDKLATSCFKHKNSKVREEFLQTIVNALNEYGTQQLSVRTYIPPVCSLLGDPTVNVREAAIQTLVEIYKHVGDRLRPDLRRMDDMPNSKLALLEQKFDQAKIEGLLLPSAVKNGNGNGNGNGNGLDEADNIGVRETRPTRIVKRQLNSATATLRSKPSITDISGDAGAVTMEIFEASFELVPQLTIFHAKDMDDIYKQILIVISDKNADWEKRVEALKKIRALLILNYHQTQTQFVVVQLKELSLSFLDILKEELRSQVIREACITIAYMTKVLRQKLDAFCWSILEQLINLIQNSAKVIASASTLALKYIIKYTHSPKLLKIYTDTLQQSKSKDIRSTLCELMVLLFEEWQTKALERHSTVLRDTLKKSLSDADCDARRHSRCAYWIFRRHFPELADQIYGSLDIAAQRALEKERDGGGGGGGGGVSVIPAPETRRTASRLGRPIGSSLQKATPNMRSISAVDTAAAQRAKARAQYTLYTRQQQKKPLAAMNSLQAAAHNGSLPRPRLNSQSGSTPATTPGSVTPRTRGRSGVSQSQPGSRSTSPSTKLRDHYVGAYYRGGGGGGSGATGAIPKKASGIPRSTASSRETSPTRLAGGGNLMKRSLYSVGSGSRRTPERNNPQRPLAAARLLAQSREAENILGTDDGGGQNDYVSGDYMRSGGVRMGRKLLGRDESDDIDSEASSVCSERSFDSSYTRGNNSNYSLSGSRTRLDWSTQRAPFDDIETIIQYCASNHWSERKDGLISLTQYLADGKELTQPQLQCVLDMFRKMFMDIHTKVYSLLLDTVTELILNHSQDLHDWLFILLTRLFNKLGTDILNSMHSKIWKTLQVVHEYFPTQLQLKELFRIISDSTQTPNPKTRIAILKFLTDLANTYCKSSDFPNEQNQQACERTVLKLAQLSSDQKSIELRSQARSCLVALYNLNTPQMTKLLANLPKGYQDSARLCIQNHMRRQSTGNSGNNSPTSSPLSSSSPKPLQSPSVGPFSSLQLNTSATIGGVGGGGATTTTTTTTTSPRSRQSSVEQEMLFSSELEVVQHNIQKTSEEIRSCFGQQYHSLAPNGFGNGHHLQYNNDHQQQQHPSSHHQQMQQQDSCASLSSNSKTQSSANTTQSNTPESATMRLDNLDRNKSPPPHQTGSGGSGSASGEGKLLISLIISDNGELILPNDVPESVVIRQAVRLTKDQPVDQICSTLSNLAICIRGGNCELPNNNFKSIMRMLLNILEADDTDVVIAGLNVLSKIMRSDKMRHQWMNFLELILLKIIQCYQHSKEALREIDNMIPRIAPALPLDLSINIVNPVIATGQFPANLCAIKLLLEVTEHHGADITDAHLDMVFPNLARSADDQQSMVRKAAVFCIVKLYIVLGEEKVKPKLSVLNPSKVRLLNVYIEKQKQNSSGGGGGGGSSTKNSSAASSS, encoded by the coding sequence ATGGCCTACAGGAAACCAAACGATTTGGATGGCTTCATTCAACAGATGCCCAAAGCGGATATGCGAGTTAAAGTCCAATTGGCTGAGGATTTGGTTACATTTTTAAGTGATGATACCAATTCGATACAATGCACCGATATGGGCTTCCTTATTGATGGCCTTATGCCCTGGCTAACTGGTAGTCATTTCAAGATAGCACAAAAATCACTAGAAGCCTTCTCAGAGTTGATAAAACGTTTGGGTACAGATTTCAATGCATATACAGCGACAGTTTTGCCCCATGTGATCGATCGATTGGGTGATAATCGGGATACAGTGAGGGAGAAGGCTCAATTGCTATTGCGGGATCTAATGGAGCACAAAGTGCTAACACCTCAAGTACTAATCGATAAATTGGCCACAAGTTGCTTTAAGCATAAGAATTCAAAGGTACGGGAAGAGTTCCTGCAGACAATTGTTAATGCACTGAATGAATATGGCACCCAGCAGCTGAGCGTACGAACGTATATACCCCCGGTATGTTCCCTGCTCGGTGATCCCACAGTGAATGTTCGTGAGGCGGCCATACAGACGCTAGTTGAGATCTATAAACATGTCGGTGATCGCTTGAGGCCAGATCTCAGACGTATGGACGATATGCCAAATTCGAAATTAGCTCTACTCGAACAGAAATTTGATCAGGCCAAAATCGAGGGTCTTCTACTACCATCGGCTGTGAAAAATGgtaatggcaatggcaatggcaatggaaaTGGTTTAGATGAGGCCGATAATATTGGCGTGCGAGAGACAAGGCCAACAAGGATAGTGAAAAGGCAATTAAATTCAGCAACAGCCACATTGAGATCAAAGCCAAGTATTACGGATATTAGCGGTGATGCTGGAGCAGTGACTATGGAAATATTTGAAGCCAGTTTTGAATTAGTACCACAATTGACCATTTTTCATGCTAAGGATATGGATGATATATATAagcaaattttaattgttataaGCGATAAGAATGCCGATTGGGAGAAACGTGTCGAGGCACTAAAGAAAATTCGTGCTCTACTCATTCTCAATTATCATCAAACGCAAACACAATTTGTGGTCGTACAATTGAAGGAGTTATCGCTGAGTTTCTTGGATATCCTCAAAGAGGAGCTACGATCCCAGGTTATACGTGAAGCGTGTATCACAATTGCCTACATGACCAAGGTGTTGAGACAAAAACTGGATGCCTTCTGTTGGAGTATATTAGAGcaattgattaatttaatacAGAATAGTGCCAAGGTTATAGCATCGGCATCGACATTGGCTCTCAAGTATATTATCAAGTATACGCATTCACCGAAACTATTGAAAATCTATACGGATACGCTGCAACAATCAAAATCGAAGGATATACGTTCCACGTTATGTGAATTGATGGTCTTGCTCTTTGAGGAATGGCAAACGAAGGCACTGGAAAGGCATTCGACTGTCCTGAGAGACACATTGAAGAAATCATTAAGCGATGCTGATTGTGATGCCCGAAGACATTCGAGATGTGCCTATTGGATATTTCGACGACATTTCCCAGAATTGGCTGATCAGATATATGGTTCCCTAGATATCGCTGCCCAGAGGGCATTGGAAAAGGAAAGAGatggcggcggtggcggtggtggtggtggtgtcaGTGTCATTCCAGCACCAGAGACACGTCGCACCGCCAGTCGTTTGGGACGTCCAATCGGCTCCAGTTTACAAAAGGCCACACCCAATATGAGATCAATTTCAGCTGTAGATACGGCTGCAGCTCAAAGAGCCAAGGCTCGAGCTCAATACACACTCTATACCAGGCAACAGCAAAAGAAACCACTGGCAGCCATGAACTCGTTGCAAGCAGCAGCCCATAATGGCTCATTACCAAGGCCAAGATTAAATTCACAGAGTGGATCAACGCCCGCAACAACACCGGGCTCGGTGACGCCACGAACTCGAGGGCGAAGTGGTGTTAGTCAATCTCAGCCGGGTTCTAGATCCACATCGCCAAGCACTAAGCTAAGAGATCATTATGTTGGAGCCTATTAtcgtggtggtggtggaggaggTAGTGGAGCAACTGGAGCCATACCCAAAAAGGCATCGGGCATACCACGGAGTACAGCAAGTTCCCGAGAGACAAGTCCCACTAGATTAGCGGGTGGTGGTAATCTGATGAAACGTAGTTTATATTCCGTTGGCTCTGGATCGAGGCGAACACCCGAACGTAATAATCCACAACGACCCTTGGCAGCGGCTCGTCTGTTGGCCCAATCCCGTGAAGCTGAAAATATCCTGGGTACAGATGACGGCGGTGGTCAGAATGATTATGTTTCCGGCGATTATATGCGTTCGGGTGGCGTTCGCATGGGTCGGAAACTCTTGGGACGTGATGAGTCCGATGATATTGATTCAGAGGCAAGTTCTGTGTGCTCTGAACGTTCGTTTGACTCCAGCTATACGCGTGGCAATAATTCCAATTATTCATTAAGCGGCTCACGCACTCGCCTCGATTGGAGTACCCAGAGGGCGCCATTCGATGACATTGAAACGATTATTCAGTATTGCGCTTCCAATCATTGGTCAGAGCGTAAGGATGGCCTGATCAGTTTAACCCAATATCTGGCCGATGGCAAAGAATTGACCCAACCCCAGTTGCAATGCGTTTTGGATATGTTTCGTAAAATGTTTATGGATATACACACAAAAGTCTATTCATTATTATTGGATACTGTCACCGAATTGATATTGAATCATTCGCAGGATTTACACGATTGGCTATTTATATTGCTGACGCGATTATTCAATAAATTGGGCACCGATATATTAAATTCAATGCATAGCAAAATCTGGAAAACATTGCAAGTGGTCCATGAATATTTTCCCAcgcaattgcaattgaaagAGCTCTTCCGCATCATTTCCGATTCAACGCAAACGCCCAATCCAAAGACAAGAATAGCTATATTGAAATTCCTAACCGATTTGGCCAATACGTATTGTAAATCAAGTGATTTTCCGAATGAACAAAATCAACAAGCCTGCGAGCGTACTGTCTTGAAATTGGCTCAATTATCATCCGatcaaaaatcaattgaattACGTTCACAGGCACGTAGCTGTTTGGTGGCATTGTATAATCTGAATACCCCACAAATGACAAAACTTTTGGCCAATTTACCCAAGGGCTATCAGGATTCGGCACGATTGTGCATACAAAATCATATGCGTCGTCAGAGTACGGGTAATTCGGGTAATAATTCACCCACATCATCGCCATTGAGTAGCAGCAGTCCCAAGCCGTTGCAGAGTCCATCGGTTGGGCCGTTTAGTTCGCTTCAATTGAATACGTCAGCAACAATCGGAGGggtaggaggaggaggagccacaacaacaacaacaacaactacaactagtCCACGCTCACGTCAATCATCGGTTGAACAAGAAATGCTCTTCTCATCCGAATTGGAAGTCGTTCAGcataatatacaaaaaacatcCGAGGAAATACGTTCCTGTTTTGGTCAACAATATCATTCGTTGGCACCAAATGGCTTTGGCAATGGCCATCATTTGCAATATAACAAtgatcatcaacaacaacagcatccTTCTTCTCATCATCAACAGATGCAGCAACAGGATTCGTGTGCATCTCTCTCATCGAATTCAAAGACCCAATCTTCGGCAAATACCACACAGTCGAATACACCAGAATCGGCGACAATGCGTTTAGATAATTTGGATCGTAATAAATCACCGCCACCACATCAAACCGGCTCCGGCGGCTCTGGATCAGCATCCGGTGAGGGTAAACTCTTGATATCGCTGATTATTAGCGATAATGGTGAATTAATATTACCCAACGATGTGCCCGAAAGTGTTGTCATTCGTCAGGCGGTGAGATTAACCAAAGATCAACCAGTCGATCAAATATGCTCAACCCTATCCAATTTGGCCATATGCATACGTGGAGGAAATTGTGAATTGccaaataataatttcaaatcaatAATGCGCATGCTACTCAATATCCTGGAGGCAGATGATACCGATGTCGTCATAGCCGGTCTAAATGTCCTGAGCAAAATAATGCGCAGCGATAAGATGCGTCATCAGTGGATGAATTTCTTGGAATTAATCCTATTGAAAATCATTCAATGCTATCAGCATAGTAAAGAGGCATTACGCGAAATCGATAATATGATACCGCGCATTGCGCCAGCATTGCCTTTAGATTTATCCATTAATATTGTGAATCCTGTCATTGCCACTGGCCAATTTCCGGCTAATCTATGCGCCATCAAATTGCTATTGGAGGTCACCGAACATCATGGAGCTGATATAACAGATGCCCATTTGGATATGGTATTCCCGAATTTGGCCCGATCGGCCGACGATCAACAGTCAATGGTACGCAAAGCGGCCGTCTTTTGTATAGTCAAACTGTACATCGTTCTCGGCGAGGAGAAGGTTAAACCGAAGCTATCCGTATTGAATCCAAGCAAAGTTCGTTTGCTTAATGTTTACATTGAGAAGCAAAAGCAGAATTCATcaggtggcggcggcggcggcggatCATCAACCAAGAATTCCTCAGCAGCCTCATCATCATGA
- the LOC6639611 gene encoding asparagine synthetase B [glutamine-hydrolyzing], producing MCGIFAIFSCDGKCIETRLHQGSKYTLRELAYRQSGRQRHRGPDSTGVKIIAEDGVAMVHERLRIVGVKDGDQPFVSDDGNIVLVANGEIYNYLELSAEIAKRRPYKPKSDCHIILELYQEYGIDLLKHITGMFAFALYDKRTQDILIARDPFGIIPMYTGRDLQGNLWVASEMKCLVECCKSVESFPPGKAQYGPVQELKTWKYFDQPWQHEIPTRKCDLTALRSQLESAVRTHLHCDVHLGALLSGGVDSSLIASIATKIMRESDPTYRLKTFSVGLRGAPDFEAARKVAKSIDSDHKELIFEIEEALDGIRDIVYHLETYDVTTVRCSLPMLFLARYIKSTGIKMILSGEGADEIFGGYLYFHKAPSKEEFHWELVKRVHQLHNSDCLRANKVAMAKGIELRVPFLDTAFVNEVMSIRPEDKIPGKLNEFCGSKTLPNKQLEKYVLRAAFADDYLPSDVLWRQKEQFSDGVGYEWIDTIRQVATDHVTDEEFAQAAQKFPYNTPTTKEAYYYREIFEHQFPGESPAKTVVKWVPRLDWGCPEDPSGRAQAVHQINKD from the coding sequence atgTGCGGAATATTTGCAATATTTTCATGCGATGGCAAATGCATTGAAACGCGTTTACATCAGGGCAGCAAGTACACTCTACGTGAATTGGCCTATCGTCAGAGTGGACGCCAGCGGCATCGTGGACCCGATTCGACCGGCGTTAAAATCATTGCAGAAGATGGCGTGGCCATGGTACACGAACGCCTTCGTATTGTGGGCGTAAAAGATGGCGATCAGCCCTTTGTGTCCGACGATGGCAACATTGTTCTGGTGGCCAATGGAGAGATCTACAACTATTTGGAATTGTCTGCAGAAATAGCCAAACGTCGACCATATAAACCGAAAAGCGATTGCCACATCATTCTCGAGTTGTATCAGGAATATGGTATTGATTTGTTGAAACATATAACTGGAATGTTTGCTTTTGCTCTCTATGATAAGCGAACACAGGATATTCTGATTGCCCGGGATCCGTTTGGCATTATACCCATGTACACTGGTCGTGATTTACAGGGTAATCTTTGGGTTGCATCCGAAATGAAATGCCTTGTGGAATGTTGTAAGAGTGTTGAATCATTTCCACCGGGCAAAGCACAATACGGTCCTGTACAGGAATTAAAGACCTGGAAATACTTTGATCAACCATGGCAACATGAAATACCCACAAGAAAATGTGATTTAACTGCATTGCGCTCTCAATTGGAATCGGCAGTGAGAACTCATCTTCACTGCGATGTCCATTTGGGTGCTTTACTCTCTGGTGGCGTTGATTCCAGTTTGATTGCCTCGATAGCAACCAAAATAATGCGAGAGTCTGATCCCACATATCGCCTAAAGACATTCAGTGTGGGTCTACGTGGTGCTCCCGATTTTGAGGCTGCTCGCAAAGTTGCCAAATCTATTGACAGCGATCATAAGGAATTGATATTTGAAATCGAAGAGGCTTTGGATGGCATTCGGGATATTGTGTATCACTTGGAGACGTATGATGTAACAACTGTTCGCTGTAGTTTACCCATGTTGTTCCTTGCACGTTATATCAAAAGTACGGGCATTAAGATGATTCTATCTGGTGAAGGAGCCGATGAGATATTTGGTGGTTATCTCTATTTCCACAAAGCTCCCTCTAAAGAGGAATTCCATTGGGAGTTGGTAAAACGTGTCCATCAACTACATAACTCCGATTGTCTGCGGGCCAATAAGGTGGCCATGGCCAAGGGTATCGAATTGCGTGTACCATTCCTGGACACGGCTTTTGTCAATGAGGTTATGTCCATAAGACCCGAGGATAAGATACCCGGCAAACTAAATGAATTCTGCGGTAGTAAAACTTTGCCAAACAAACAattggagaaatatgtgcTACGTGCCGCTTTTGCCGACGACTATCTACCATCGGATGTTCTATGGCGTCAAAAGGAGCAGTTTTCTGATGGCGTTGGCTATGAATGGATCGATACCATACGCCAAGTGGCCACCGATCATGTCACCGATGAAGAGTTCGCACAAGCAGCCCAAAAGTTTCCCTACAATACCCCAACAACGAAGGAAGCCTACTATTATCGCGAAATCTTTGAGCATCAGTTTCCAGGCGAATCTCCTGCCAAGACTGTGGTCAAATGGGTGCCTCGTCTCGATTGGGGCTGTCCAGAGGATCCCTCAGGCAGGGCTCAGGCTGTCCATCAAATCAATAAAGACTGA